A single region of the Paraburkholderia sp. SOS3 genome encodes:
- a CDS encoding acyl carrier protein: MSDQLQATPMESTAVNADQILAWIQEWTEANNLKVPADLDQTFAEAGFDSMHSVELAFFLEERLRIKIDETVLFDYPTFASLAGHLVSLSSPATASEPQIAAPSNGSAGGAGNW, from the coding sequence ATGAGCGACCAACTTCAAGCGACACCGATGGAAAGTACCGCCGTCAACGCGGATCAGATTCTCGCCTGGATTCAGGAGTGGACCGAGGCGAACAACCTGAAGGTGCCAGCCGATCTCGATCAGACTTTCGCCGAGGCGGGCTTCGACTCGATGCACTCGGTCGAACTGGCCTTCTTCCTCGAAGAACGGCTCCGGATAAAAATCGACGAGACCGTCCTGTTCGACTATCCGACCTTCGCCTCGCTCGCCGGGCATCTGGTGTCGCTCAGCAGCCCGGCCACCGCATCGGAGCCGCAGATCGCCGCGCCGTCGAACGGGTCCGCTGGCGGCGCCGGAAACTGGTAA